One genomic window of Tenacibaculum tangerinum includes the following:
- the ppk2 gene encoding polyphosphate kinase 2 translates to MEKLTQKDVNKLNTSRGLKALLSESFNLEKAIRYVDYERKLKKLQLELIRLQTWAIEENERIIILFEGRDAAGKGGAIRRISERINPRHMRIVALPKPNEDQKTQWYFQRYVEQFPKAGEMVFFDRSWYNRAVVEPVNGFCTQEEYEIFMNQVNDFERMILESGIRLVKIYMSINKKEQAKRFNEIKNDPLKQWKMTPVDEKAQELWDDYTEYKKAMFSKTNTQISPWKVIRANKKTTARINVINYILKRIPYDKDIEV, encoded by the coding sequence ATGGAAAAGTTAACACAAAAAGACGTCAATAAATTAAATACATCTAGAGGATTAAAGGCTTTGCTTTCTGAATCTTTTAATTTAGAAAAAGCAATTCGATATGTAGATTATGAACGTAAACTAAAAAAATTACAGTTAGAATTAATTCGTTTACAAACTTGGGCAATTGAAGAAAATGAACGTATTATTATATTGTTTGAAGGAAGAGATGCCGCAGGAAAAGGGGGCGCGATTCGTAGAATATCAGAACGTATAAACCCCCGTCACATGCGAATTGTAGCTCTGCCAAAACCCAATGAAGATCAGAAAACCCAATGGTATTTTCAACGATATGTAGAACAATTTCCAAAAGCAGGAGAAATGGTGTTTTTCGATAGAAGCTGGTACAATCGTGCTGTTGTAGAACCTGTAAATGGATTTTGTACACAAGAGGAGTATGAAATTTTTATGAATCAGGTAAATGATTTTGAGCGTATGATTTTAGAGTCGGGTATACGTCTAGTAAAAATTTACATGTCAATCAATAAAAAAGAACAAGCAAAAAGGTTTAATGAAATAAAAAACGACCCTTTAAAGCAATGGAAAATGACTCCTGTTGATGAGAAGGCACAAGAACTTTGGGATGATTACACAGAGTATAAAAAAGCAATGTTCTCAAAAACTAATACCCAAATATCTCCATGGAAAGTTATTCGAGCCAATAAGAAAACAACAGCAAGGATAAACGTGATTAATTATATTTTAAAAAGGATTCCTTACGATAAAGACATCGAGGTATAG
- a CDS encoding Smr/MutS family protein produces the protein MCLEIGNKVAVIDADIRGVVVKLIGDEVYVLDDEGMEYCFTKKELVKVEVDQNDLSKYFDINNPMLKAKITSKEKKKSTSFIKDKKEVVMEVDLHAEKLVKSTRGMDNYDILTLQINTAKHKLEYCISKRISKLVLIHGVGDGVLKTELQFLLNNYPVKYYDASYQKYGQGATEVYIYQNQ, from the coding sequence ATGTGTTTAGAAATAGGAAATAAAGTAGCAGTTATCGATGCCGATATTAGAGGAGTAGTGGTGAAATTAATAGGAGATGAAGTGTACGTATTAGATGATGAAGGAATGGAATACTGCTTTACAAAAAAGGAATTGGTAAAAGTAGAAGTAGATCAAAATGACCTTAGTAAGTATTTTGATATAAATAACCCAATGTTAAAAGCTAAAATTACATCCAAAGAAAAAAAGAAATCAACTTCTTTTATAAAAGATAAAAAAGAGGTGGTAATGGAGGTAGATTTGCACGCTGAAAAGTTGGTCAAATCTACAAGGGGTATGGATAATTACGATATTTTAACATTACAAATCAACACAGCAAAACACAAATTAGAATATTGTATCTCTAAAAGGATATCAAAATTGGTGTTAATTCACGGGGTTGGAGACGGAGTATTGAAAACAGAATTACAGTTTTTGTTAAACAATTACCCTGTTAAATATTACGATGCCTCTTATCAAAAATACGGTCAAGGAGCTACCGAAGTATATATCTATCAGAATCAATAA
- a CDS encoding low molecular weight phosphatase family protein, translating into MINTKNIHTKVFFEEAKKELILTKERKDLLLDIADIIFEEYSDRDKINLNFICTHNSRRSQFAQVWSFFAIEYFNLKNIFAYSGGTETTSFHRNTVKCLQKTGFTFSVVDFSHQNPRYLISFNGTEKSILGFSKLYDHPENSYPFIAITTCDNADENCPFIPDIIERFHLPYNDPKTSDNTELTEETYLQTSKQIAGELFFIFNKIQQRLA; encoded by the coding sequence ATGATAAACACTAAGAATATTCACACAAAAGTTTTCTTTGAAGAAGCAAAAAAAGAGTTAATTCTTACCAAAGAAAGAAAGGATTTATTACTCGATATTGCTGATATTATTTTTGAAGAATACTCGGATAGAGATAAGATAAACTTAAACTTTATTTGCACTCATAATTCTCGAAGAAGCCAATTTGCACAGGTATGGAGCTTTTTTGCTATTGAATATTTTAATTTAAAAAACATATTCGCATATTCTGGCGGAACTGAAACTACTTCTTTTCACAGAAACACAGTTAAATGCTTACAAAAAACAGGCTTTACTTTTAGTGTTGTTGATTTTTCTCATCAAAATCCTAGATATTTGATTTCTTTTAACGGAACTGAAAAATCTATTCTAGGTTTTTCAAAATTATACGATCACCCTGAAAATAGTTATCCTTTTATCGCCATAACTACTTGCGATAACGCAGATGAAAATTGTCCGTTTATACCCGATATTATAGAGCGTTTTCACTTACCATATAATGACCCTAAAACATCAGACAACACTGAACTAACTGAAGAAACTTATCTTCAAACAAGCAAACAAATAGCTGGTGAATTATTTTTTATTTTTAATAAAATTCAACAACGATTAGCGTAA